One part of the Ursus arctos isolate Adak ecotype North America unplaced genomic scaffold, UrsArc2.0 scaffold_16, whole genome shotgun sequence genome encodes these proteins:
- the SRSF6 gene encoding serine/arginine-rich splicing factor 6, translating to MPRVYIGRLSYNVREKDIQRFFSGYGRLLEIDLKNGYGFVEFEDSRDADDAVYELNGKELCGERVIVEHARGPRRDRDGYSYGSRSGGGGYSSRRTSGRDKYGPPVRTEFRLIVENLSSRCSWQDLKDFMRQAGEVTYADAHKERTNEGVIEFRSYSDMKRALDKLDGTEINGRNIRLIEDKPRTSHRRSYSGSRSRSRSRRRSRSRSRRSSRSRSRSISKSRSRSRSRSKGRSRSRSKGRKSRSKSKSKPKSDRGSRSRSRSRSKEYEKSRSRSRSRSRSPKENGKGDIKSKSRSRSQSRSNSPLPAPPSKARSVSPPPKRASRSRSRSRSKSRSRSRSSSRD from the exons ATGCCGCGCGTCTACATAGGACGCCTTAGCTACAACGTCCGGGAGAAGGACATCCAGCGCTTTTTCAGTGGCTATGGCCGCCTCCTCGAAATAGACCTCAAAAATGG GTACGGCTTCGTGGAGTTCGAGGACTCCCGCGACGCCGACGACGCCGTTTACGAACTGAACGGCAAAGAGCTTTGCGGCGAGCGCGTGATCGTGGAGCACGCCCGGGGCCCGCGTCGCGATCGCGACGGCTACAGCTACGGAAGCCGCA GTGGTGGAGGTGGATACAGCAGTCGGAGAACCTCTGGCAGAGACAAATACGGACCACCTGTTCGTACAGAATTCAGGCTTATTGTAGAAAACCTTTCTAGTCGTTGCAGTTGGCAAGATTTAAAG GATTTCATGAGGCAAGCAGGTGAAGTAACCTATGCGGATGCCCACAAAGAGCGCACAAATGAAGGCGTGATTGAGTTCCGTTCCTACTCTGACATGAAGCGTGCTTTGGATAAACTGGATGGTACAGAGATAAATGGCAGAAACATTAGGCTCATTGAGGATAAGCCACGAACGAGCCATAGGCGATCTTACTCTGGAAGCAGATCAAG GTCACGGTCTAGAAGAAGGTCACGAAGTAGGAGTCGCAGGAGCAGCCGCAGTAGATCTCGAAGTATCTCAAAAAGTCGCTCCCG ATCCAGGTCTCGGAGCAAAGGTCGATCACGTTCTCGATCAAAAGGCAGGAAATCTAGATCAAAAAGCAAATCTAAGCCCAAGTCTGATCGGGGCTCCCGTTCGCGCTCTCGAAGCAGATCTAAGGAGTATGAGAAATCTCGAAGCAGGTCTCGTTCTCGATCTCGTTcccccaaagaaaatggaaaaggtgATATAAAGTCAAAATCTAGATCAAGAAGCCAGTCTCGTTCAAATTCACCCCTACCTGCTCCACCCTCAAAGGCACGTTCTGTGTCCCCTCCACCAAAAAGAGCTTCAAGATCCCGCTCTAGATCTCGTTCAAAGTCAAGATCACGGTCCAGATCGAGTTCCAGAGATTAA